From a single Paraburkholderia sp. D15 genomic region:
- the fixJ gene encoding oxygen response regulator transcription factor FixJ: MNSPVTTQETVFVVDDDEAVRDSLRWLLEANGYRVQCFSSAEQFIDAWQPHQHPGQIACLILDVRMSGMSGLELQERLIADNASLPIIFVTGHGDVPMAVSTMKKGAMDFIEKPFDEAELRKLVERMLDKARSESSSVQQQRAAAERLGKLTAREHQVLERIIAGRLNKQIADDLGISIKTVEAHRANIMEKLNVNTVADLLRLALSNKPQPAQ, translated from the coding sequence ATGAACAGCCCAGTCACCACACAGGAAACCGTCTTTGTCGTCGACGACGACGAGGCCGTACGAGATTCGCTGCGCTGGCTGCTGGAGGCGAACGGCTATCGCGTGCAATGCTTCTCCAGCGCCGAGCAGTTCATCGACGCGTGGCAGCCGCATCAGCACCCGGGCCAGATCGCCTGTCTGATTCTCGATGTGCGGATGTCCGGCATGAGCGGACTGGAGTTGCAGGAACGCCTGATCGCCGACAACGCGTCGCTGCCGATCATCTTCGTGACGGGCCACGGCGATGTGCCGATGGCGGTGTCGACGATGAAAAAAGGCGCGATGGATTTCATCGAAAAACCGTTCGACGAAGCCGAACTGCGCAAGCTGGTCGAACGCATGCTCGACAAGGCGCGTAGCGAAAGCAGCAGCGTGCAGCAGCAGCGCGCCGCCGCGGAGCGTCTGGGCAAGCTGACCGCGCGCGAGCATCAGGTGCTGGAGCGCATCATCGCCGGCCGCCTGAACAAGCAGATCGCCGACGACCTCGGCATCAGCATCAAGACGGTCGAAGCGCACCGCGCGAACATCATGGAAAAACTGAACGTCAACACGGTCGCCGACCTGCTGCGACTGGCGCTGTCGAACAAGCCGCAACCGGCGCAGTAA
- the folD gene encoding bifunctional methylenetetrahydrofolate dehydrogenase/methenyltetrahydrofolate cyclohydrolase FolD, producing MTAKLIDGLALSQTLRADVAARAAALTARGHQPGLAVVLVGENPASEVYVRNKVKACHDNGLGSSFDRYPSDLPEEELLARIDELNRDPRIHGILVQLPLPPHIDSHKVIEAIAPEKDVDGFHVANAGALMTGRPLFRPCTPYGVMKMLAAYEIPLQGANAVVIGRSNIVGKPMALLLLEAGATVTICHSKTRDLAAHTRHADVVVAATGLRNILTADMVKPGAAVIDVGMNRDEAGKLCGDVDFAGVKEVAGYITPVPGGVGPMTITMLLVNTIEAAEREANAANA from the coding sequence ATGACAGCCAAACTGATCGACGGCCTCGCCCTTTCCCAGACCTTGCGCGCCGACGTCGCCGCGCGCGCTGCCGCGCTGACCGCCCGCGGCCATCAGCCGGGTCTCGCCGTGGTGCTGGTCGGCGAAAACCCGGCCAGCGAGGTGTATGTGCGCAACAAGGTCAAGGCCTGTCACGACAACGGCCTCGGCTCCTCGTTCGACCGTTATCCGTCCGACCTGCCGGAAGAAGAGCTGCTTGCGCGCATCGACGAACTGAACCGCGATCCGCGCATCCACGGGATTCTGGTGCAACTGCCGCTGCCGCCGCACATCGACAGCCACAAGGTGATCGAGGCCATCGCACCGGAGAAGGACGTGGACGGCTTCCACGTCGCCAATGCCGGCGCGTTGATGACCGGGCGCCCGCTGTTCCGTCCGTGCACGCCGTACGGCGTGATGAAAATGCTCGCTGCTTACGAGATCCCGCTGCAAGGCGCGAACGCGGTGGTGATCGGCCGCTCGAACATCGTCGGCAAGCCGATGGCGCTGCTGCTGCTCGAAGCCGGCGCAACCGTCACGATCTGCCACAGCAAGACGCGCGATCTGGCCGCCCACACCCGTCACGCTGATGTCGTGGTCGCCGCCACCGGCCTGCGCAACATCCTGACCGCCGACATGGTGAAGCCGGGTGCGGCGGTGATCGACGTCGGCATGAATCGCGACGAGGCCGGCAAGCTGTGCGGCGACGTCGACTTCGCGGGCGTCAAGGAAGTGGCCGGCTACATCACGCCGGTGCCGGGCGGCGTCGGTCCGATGACCATCACGATGCTGCTGGTCAATACGATCGAAGCGGCCGAGCGCGAAGCGAACGCGGCGAACGCTTAA
- a CDS encoding amidohydrolase family protein — protein MDLIIRRATLPPGVTPQHRQPVDIGIDAGRIVAVEPNLAARANEEIDAAGSLVTPPFVDPHFHMDATLSYGLPRVNASGTLLEGIALWGELKPDLTQEALIERALQYCDWAVARGLLAIRSHVDVCDPRLLAVEALLEVKRRVAPYLDLQLVAFPQDGVLRSSGAFENLKRAIAMGVDVVGGIPHFERTMADGAQSVRLLCEFAAEQGLRVDMHCDESDDPLSRHIETLAAETHRLGLHGRVTGSHLTSMHSMDNYYVSKLLPLMRESGVAAIANPLINITLQGRSDTYPKRRGMTRVPEMMAAGITVAFGHDCVMDPWYSLGSGDMLEVAHMGLHVAQMTGVEGMHQCFDAVTVNAARILGLEGYGIAPGCAANLVVLDARDPVEAIRLRAARLAVVSRGKVVSRAPAARATLSLDGRPAQVDFKLHRT, from the coding sequence ATGGACTTGATCATTCGCCGCGCGACGCTGCCGCCGGGCGTCACGCCGCAGCATCGTCAACCGGTCGACATCGGTATCGACGCGGGTCGCATCGTCGCCGTCGAGCCGAATCTGGCCGCGCGCGCGAACGAGGAAATCGACGCCGCCGGCTCGCTCGTCACGCCGCCCTTCGTCGACCCGCATTTCCACATGGACGCGACGCTGTCCTACGGTTTGCCGCGCGTGAACGCATCGGGCACCTTGCTCGAAGGCATCGCGCTGTGGGGCGAACTGAAGCCGGACCTCACGCAGGAAGCGTTGATCGAACGCGCGCTGCAGTATTGCGACTGGGCCGTCGCGCGTGGGCTGCTGGCCATCCGCAGTCACGTCGATGTCTGCGATCCCCGTCTGCTGGCCGTCGAGGCGCTGCTCGAAGTGAAGCGCCGCGTCGCGCCGTATCTCGACCTGCAACTGGTCGCGTTTCCGCAGGACGGCGTACTGCGCAGCTCCGGCGCATTCGAGAACCTGAAGCGGGCAATTGCGATGGGCGTCGACGTGGTCGGCGGCATCCCGCATTTCGAACGCACGATGGCCGACGGCGCGCAATCGGTGCGGCTATTGTGCGAGTTCGCGGCGGAGCAGGGCCTGCGCGTCGACATGCATTGCGACGAATCGGACGACCCGCTGTCGCGGCACATCGAAACGCTCGCCGCCGAAACGCACCGGCTCGGCCTGCACGGCCGCGTGACCGGCTCGCATCTGACGTCGATGCATTCGATGGACAACTACTACGTCAGCAAACTCCTGCCGCTGATGCGCGAGTCCGGCGTCGCGGCGATCGCGAATCCGCTGATCAACATCACGCTGCAAGGCCGCAGCGACACGTATCCGAAACGGCGCGGCATGACCCGCGTACCGGAGATGATGGCCGCGGGCATCACGGTCGCGTTCGGCCACGATTGCGTGATGGACCCGTGGTACAGCCTCGGCTCGGGCGACATGCTCGAAGTCGCGCACATGGGCCTGCATGTCGCGCAGATGACGGGCGTCGAAGGTATGCATCAATGCTTCGACGCGGTGACGGTGAACGCCGCACGCATCCTGGGTCTGGAAGGCTACGGCATCGCGCCGGGCTGCGCGGCGAATCTGGTGGTGCTCGATGCGCGCGATCCGGTCGAAGCGATCCGTTTGCGTGCCGCGCGGCTCGCGGTGGTGAGCCGCGGCAAAGTGGTGAGCCGGGCGCCGGCGGCGCGCGCCACGTTATCGCTCGACGGGCGGCCGGCGCAGGTGGATTTCAAGCTGCATCGGACTTGA
- the fixL gene encoding oxygen sensor histidine kinase FixL, protein MLTERLFARSARNAGSPADSTPSSRWHHGPWWSNSYLLTPLLSILVFLVVMSLILWSLNRREQQQQEDTLYRNVAWAQQQIRLSMTGAQEQIQALARDLVAGHADPHSFQVSTTDIMQGHPEILYMNWYTSQQQPRWPNTALPVFGQRLAKPNDAQMDEAVKAAFAEARSTRRQVYSPLIYDDVGNGYITLQTPVFRDRDFLGTIAAVFSVEGILKHDIPPELSAKYKISIIDVNNRELTTTSTRPRLPRDMFYDLPLDPPGQGVSVRVYAFPQMTNFTNNTLVWLVAGLSCFVLWSLWSLWKHTRQRFEAQQALYAEAFFRRAMENSVLIGMRVLDMHGRITHVNPAFCRMTGWDESDLVGKNAPFAYWPRDSYPEMQRQLDMTLRGKAPSSGFELRVRRKDGSLFHARLYVSPLIDSSGRQTGWMSSMTDITEPKRAREELAAAHERFTTVLESLDAAVSVLAADEAELLFANRYYRHLFGIRPDGHLELAGGGFDSSQASSDSIDMVDTYAGLPAAALTESTADAQEIYVQSIQKWFEVRRQYIQWVDGHLAQMQIATDITTRKQAQELSRQQDEKLQFTSRLMTMGEMASSLAHELNQPLAAINNYCSGTVALVKSGRTTPDNLLPVLEKTAQQAVRAGMIIKRIREFVKRSEPKRQATRVADIVADAVGLAEIEVRKRRIRIVTDLRSRLPVIYVDPVLIEQVLVNLLKNGAEAMAEARPNAVDPVIRVVVRLESGFVCISVVDQGPGVDEATAERLFEPFYSTKSDGMGMGLNICRSIIESHRGRLWVVNNVEADGHITGATFHCSLPIGEPDGPSNGGSEAPTPQTVTGEL, encoded by the coding sequence ATGTTGACCGAACGGCTTTTCGCTCGCTCGGCGCGTAACGCCGGTTCCCCGGCCGATTCGACGCCGTCCTCCCGCTGGCACCATGGACCATGGTGGTCGAATTCCTATTTGCTGACGCCGCTGCTGTCGATCCTGGTGTTCCTGGTCGTCATGAGCCTGATTCTGTGGAGCCTGAACCGGCGCGAACAGCAACAGCAGGAAGACACGCTTTACCGTAACGTCGCGTGGGCGCAGCAGCAGATCCGCCTGTCCATGACCGGCGCGCAGGAACAGATTCAGGCGCTGGCGCGCGATCTGGTCGCCGGCCATGCCGATCCGCATTCGTTCCAGGTGTCCACCACGGACATCATGCAGGGGCATCCCGAGATCCTCTACATGAACTGGTACACGAGCCAGCAGCAGCCGCGCTGGCCGAATACCGCGCTGCCCGTGTTCGGCCAGCGGCTCGCCAAACCGAACGACGCGCAAATGGACGAGGCGGTCAAGGCCGCCTTCGCGGAAGCGCGCAGCACGCGCCGCCAGGTGTATTCGCCGCTGATCTACGACGACGTCGGCAACGGTTACATCACGCTGCAGACGCCGGTGTTCCGCGATCGTGACTTCCTCGGCACGATCGCCGCGGTGTTCTCGGTGGAAGGCATCCTGAAGCACGACATTCCGCCCGAACTGTCGGCCAAATACAAAATCTCGATCATCGACGTGAACAACCGCGAGTTGACCACCACGTCGACCCGCCCGCGCCTGCCGCGCGACATGTTCTACGACCTGCCGCTCGATCCGCCGGGCCAGGGCGTCTCGGTCCGCGTGTACGCGTTCCCGCAGATGACCAACTTCACCAACAACACGCTCGTCTGGCTGGTGGCCGGTCTGTCGTGCTTCGTGCTGTGGAGTCTGTGGAGTCTGTGGAAGCACACGCGGCAGCGCTTCGAGGCGCAGCAGGCGCTGTATGCCGAAGCCTTCTTCCGCCGCGCGATGGAAAACTCGGTGCTGATCGGCATGCGCGTGCTCGACATGCACGGCCGCATCACCCACGTGAATCCGGCGTTCTGCCGGATGACCGGCTGGGACGAAAGCGACCTGGTCGGCAAGAACGCGCCGTTCGCCTACTGGCCGCGCGACTCCTATCCCGAGATGCAGCGTCAGCTCGACATGACGCTGCGCGGCAAGGCGCCGTCCTCGGGCTTCGAGCTGCGGGTGCGCCGCAAGGACGGCTCGCTGTTCCATGCGCGTCTCTATGTGTCGCCGCTGATCGACAGCTCGGGCCGCCAGACCGGCTGGATGTCGTCGATGACGGACATCACCGAGCCGAAACGCGCGCGCGAGGAACTCGCCGCCGCGCACGAGCGCTTCACCACCGTCCTCGAAAGCCTCGACGCGGCCGTGTCCGTGCTCGCCGCCGACGAAGCCGAACTGCTGTTCGCGAACCGCTATTACCGCCATCTGTTCGGCATTCGTCCGGACGGTCATCTGGAACTGGCGGGCGGCGGCTTCGACAGCTCGCAGGCCTCGTCCGATTCGATCGATATGGTGGACACCTACGCGGGCCTGCCCGCCGCCGCGCTGACCGAAAGCACCGCGGACGCGCAGGAAATCTACGTGCAGAGCATCCAGAAATGGTTCGAAGTGCGCCGTCAGTACATTCAGTGGGTGGACGGCCACCTCGCGCAGATGCAGATCGCGACCGACATCACCACGCGCAAGCAGGCGCAGGAACTGTCGCGTCAACAGGACGAGAAACTGCAATTCACCAGCCGCCTGATGACGATGGGAGAAATGGCCTCGTCGCTCGCGCACGAGCTGAATCAGCCGCTCGCCGCGATCAATAACTATTGCTCCGGAACCGTGGCGCTGGTTAAATCCGGTCGAACCACGCCCGACAATCTGCTGCCGGTGCTCGAAAAGACCGCTCAGCAGGCGGTGCGCGCGGGCATGATCATCAAGCGGATTCGCGAGTTCGTGAAGCGCAGCGAGCCGAAGCGGCAGGCCACGCGCGTCGCGGATATCGTCGCGGACGCGGTCGGGCTGGCCGAGATCGAGGTGCGCAAGCGGCGCATTCGCATCGTCACCGATCTGCGCTCGCGTTTGCCGGTGATTTACGTCGACCCGGTGCTGATCGAGCAGGTGCTGGTCAACCTGCTGAAGAACGGCGCCGAGGCGATGGCCGAAGCGCGGCCGAACGCGGTCGATCCGGTAATCCGCGTGGTCGTGCGGCTGGAGAGCGGGTTTGTCTGCATCAGCGTCGTCGACCAGGGTCCGGGCGTCGACGAAGCGACAGCCGAGCGGCTGTTCGAACCGTTTTACAGCACCAAGTCCGATGGCATGGGCATGGGGCTGAACATTTGCCGTTCGATTATCGAATCGCACCGCGGTCGTCTGTGGGTGGTGAACAACGTCGAAGCCGACGGCCACATCACGGGCGCCACGTTCCATTGCAGTCTGCCTATTGGAGAGCCTGACGGCCCGAGCAACGGCGGGTCCGAGGCGCCGACACCACAAACCGTTACGGGAGAGCTATGA
- the xth gene encoding exodeoxyribonuclease III has translation MKIATWNVNSLKVRQQHVIDWLEASGADVLCLQELKLTDDKFPRAELEEKGYRSWFAGQKTYNGVGIVVRAGLNVDESSVVRNIPGFEDPQQRVIAATIEGVRIVSAYFPNGQAPGTDKFAYKLRWLAALYDWIAGEMALHPKLALLGDYNIAPDDRDVHDPKAWEGQNLVSPEERAEFTRLIALGLLDAFRKFDQPEKLYSWWDYRMMAFRRNAGLRIDHILLSKALADVCTSCDIDKVPRKWEQPSDHAPVVAVLG, from the coding sequence ATGAAAATCGCCACCTGGAACGTCAATTCGCTAAAAGTGCGTCAGCAACACGTGATCGACTGGCTCGAAGCCAGCGGCGCCGACGTGCTGTGCCTGCAGGAACTCAAACTGACCGACGACAAATTCCCGCGCGCCGAACTCGAAGAGAAAGGCTACCGCAGCTGGTTCGCCGGTCAGAAGACCTATAACGGCGTCGGCATCGTGGTGCGTGCCGGACTGAACGTCGACGAAAGCAGTGTGGTGCGCAACATCCCCGGCTTCGAGGATCCGCAGCAACGCGTGATCGCCGCGACCATCGAAGGCGTGCGCATCGTCTCCGCCTACTTCCCGAACGGCCAGGCGCCGGGCACCGACAAGTTCGCGTACAAGCTGCGCTGGCTGGCCGCGCTATACGACTGGATCGCCGGCGAAATGGCGCTGCATCCGAAGCTCGCGCTGCTCGGCGACTACAACATCGCGCCGGACGACCGCGACGTGCACGATCCGAAAGCGTGGGAAGGCCAGAACCTCGTGTCGCCGGAAGAGCGCGCCGAATTCACGCGTCTGATCGCGCTCGGCCTGCTCGATGCGTTCCGCAAATTCGACCAGCCCGAGAAACTCTATTCGTGGTGGGACTACCGGATGATGGCGTTCCGCCGCAACGCGGGTCTGCGCATCGACCATATCCTGCTGTCGAAGGCGCTCGCGGACGTCTGCACCTCGTGCGATATCGACAAGGTGCCGCGTAAATGGGAACAGCCATCGGATCACGCACCGGTCGTCGCGGTGCTCGGCTAA
- a CDS encoding type VI secretion system amidase effector protein Tae4, with protein sequence MPNRKIVVRTNNTPDSIKEVALKVVKFGEFWASYPRGNPYDNPDYKDQCAIRMSIMFHRVGIGMKSFSSRLVRPASGQESIGRILLDGKPTATRADELGQWLNLRPFAGLPVAEDITGPDWQPKVKGRTGILLFSHYWRREGEDAGSASGGHIDLWNGSRLTISGPIGSIATIGRMFGMNSFFAGYSFGFSDLRNARQILFWEIR encoded by the coding sequence ATGCCGAATAGAAAAATTGTGGTTCGCACAAACAACACGCCCGATTCGATAAAGGAAGTTGCTCTGAAGGTTGTCAAGTTTGGCGAATTTTGGGCTAGTTACCCACGCGGAAACCCTTATGACAACCCGGACTACAAGGATCAGTGTGCAATCCGCATGAGCATAATGTTCCATCGTGTTGGAATCGGCATGAAATCTTTTTCGTCCCGGTTGGTGCGTCCGGCTTCTGGGCAGGAGTCCATCGGCCGTATCCTGCTTGACGGAAAACCAACTGCAACGAGAGCTGATGAGCTGGGGCAGTGGCTCAATCTTCGTCCGTTCGCCGGTTTGCCGGTCGCTGAAGACATAACTGGTCCCGACTGGCAGCCGAAGGTCAAGGGGCGCACAGGTATTCTTCTATTTTCGCATTACTGGCGCCGTGAAGGCGAAGATGCCGGTAGCGCAAGTGGCGGTCACATCGACTTATGGAATGGATCGCGGCTAACGATAAGCGGACCAATAGGTTCGATCGCAACAATCGGGCGGATGTTTGGTATGAATTCGTTCTTTGCCGGTTATTCGTTCGGATTTTCGGATCTGCGTAACGCCAGGCAGATACTTTTCTGGGAGATTCGGTGA
- a CDS encoding aspartate/glutamate racemase family protein — MKTIGVIGGMSWESSAEYYKLLNRYAKARLGGHHNARSLLLTVDFADVEALQRAGAWDALGEQMADAARRLERGGADVVMLATNTMHRVYEAIEQAIDVPFLHIADPTGQALRAAGVERVGLLGTRYTMEQTFYTGRLRERHDLETLVPDEAERADVHRIIYDELCHGNVRDESRAVYQRVIEGLAARGAQAVILGCTEITLLIKPEDSALPVFDTTALHAQAAVEWAIDSE; from the coding sequence ATGAAGACGATCGGTGTGATTGGCGGGATGAGTTGGGAATCGTCCGCCGAGTACTACAAGCTGTTGAACCGGTACGCGAAGGCGCGTCTGGGTGGCCATCACAATGCGCGCAGTCTGCTGCTCACGGTCGACTTCGCCGACGTCGAAGCGCTGCAACGCGCGGGCGCTTGGGATGCGCTCGGCGAACAGATGGCCGATGCCGCGCGCCGCCTCGAACGCGGCGGCGCCGACGTGGTGATGCTCGCGACGAACACGATGCATCGCGTGTACGAAGCGATCGAGCAGGCGATCGACGTGCCGTTCCTGCACATCGCCGATCCGACCGGTCAAGCGTTACGCGCGGCGGGCGTCGAACGGGTCGGGTTGTTGGGCACGCGATATACGATGGAGCAGACGTTTTACACGGGACGTCTGCGCGAGCGTCATGATCTGGAGACGCTCGTGCCGGACGAAGCCGAACGCGCGGATGTGCATCGGATCATTTACGACGAACTGTGTCATGGGAACGTGCGCGACGAATCGCGTGCCGTGTACCAGAGGGTGATCGAAGGGCTCGCCGCGCGTGGCGCGCAAGCGGTGATTCTTGGGTGTACGGAGATTACGCTGTTGATCAAGCCGGAGGATTCGGCGTTGCCGGTGTTCGATACGACCGCGTTGCATGCGCAGGCGGCGGTGGAGTGGGCGATTGATTCCGAGTAG
- a CDS encoding M3 family metallopeptidase: protein MSTTSSHHDNPLLDFSDLPRFGDIRPEHVTPALDVLLADASAAVERAALPAAPASWADVVEPVERATEPLARAWGVVGHLNAVADTPELRAVYGENLPRVTEFWSSVGQNLALYEKYKTLHASGDFASLTGERQKILGNALRDFRLSGAELPEDQKPHFAELQERQAALSKAFSDHVLDATNAYAYLVDEGATDQLAGLPEDVIEAAREAAERDGKTGYKFTLHFPSYFPVMQYSENRAMRETMYRAYVTRASELGPQYGGGKAEWDNTAVLADQLKLRAEEAHMLGYHNFAEVSLAPKMAESPAQVMSFLEDLATRARPHAEQDWKELREFAATELGMSELQPWDMTFAAERLRQNRYSFSENEVKQYFPEDAALKGLFKVTETLFGVRIRRDEATVWHPDVRFFRVENQDGGLVAQFYLDLYAREGKRGGAWMDDARGRHKLAHGALQTPVAYLTCNFSAPVGGKPACFTHDEVITLFHEFGHGLHHMLTRVDELGVSGINGVEWDAVELPSQFMENFCWEWDVMSDMTSHVDTARPLPRDLFDKMLAAKNFQSGLGTLRQIVFSMFDMQLHTGFDASGTKNATELASEINERFHVVPQAAFSRWPNTFSHIFAGGYAAGYYSYKWAEVLSADAYAAFEEAAQAASGSVLDQTTGMRYRKEILEVGGSRPAMESFKAFRGREPNIDALLRHSGMAPGAAH from the coding sequence ATGTCCACTACCTCTTCGCATCACGACAATCCGCTCCTCGATTTCTCCGACCTGCCGCGCTTTGGCGACATCCGCCCTGAACACGTCACACCTGCGCTCGACGTGCTGCTCGCCGACGCGAGCGCCGCCGTCGAGCGCGCCGCGCTGCCGGCCGCGCCCGCGTCGTGGGCTGACGTGGTCGAACCGGTCGAGCGCGCCACCGAACCGCTGGCGCGCGCCTGGGGCGTGGTCGGCCATCTGAACGCAGTCGCCGACACGCCGGAGCTGCGTGCCGTGTACGGCGAGAATCTGCCGCGCGTCACCGAGTTCTGGTCGAGCGTCGGCCAGAACCTCGCGCTCTACGAAAAATACAAGACCTTGCATGCGAGCGGCGACTTCGCGTCGCTGACCGGCGAGCGCCAGAAGATCCTCGGCAATGCGCTGCGCGATTTTCGTCTGTCCGGCGCCGAGTTGCCGGAAGACCAGAAGCCGCATTTCGCCGAGTTGCAGGAACGCCAGGCCGCGCTGTCGAAAGCATTTTCGGATCATGTGCTCGACGCGACCAACGCGTATGCCTATCTGGTCGACGAAGGCGCCACCGATCAACTGGCCGGCCTGCCGGAAGACGTGATCGAAGCCGCCCGCGAAGCCGCCGAACGCGACGGCAAGACCGGCTACAAATTCACGCTGCATTTCCCTTCGTATTTCCCGGTGATGCAGTACTCGGAAAACCGCGCGATGCGCGAAACGATGTACCGCGCATACGTCACGCGCGCGTCGGAACTCGGTCCGCAATACGGCGGCGGCAAGGCCGAATGGGACAACACGGCGGTGCTCGCCGATCAGTTGAAGCTGCGCGCCGAAGAAGCGCACATGCTCGGCTACCACAACTTCGCGGAAGTCTCGCTCGCGCCGAAGATGGCCGAGTCGCCCGCGCAGGTGATGAGCTTCCTCGAAGACCTCGCCACGCGCGCGCGTCCGCATGCCGAGCAGGACTGGAAGGAGCTGCGCGAATTCGCCGCCACCGAACTCGGCATGAGCGAATTGCAGCCTTGGGACATGACGTTCGCCGCCGAGCGTCTGCGTCAGAACCGTTATTCGTTCTCCGAGAACGAGGTCAAGCAGTACTTCCCGGAAGACGCGGCGCTCAAGGGTCTGTTCAAGGTTACGGAGACGCTGTTCGGCGTGCGCATCCGTCGCGACGAAGCGACCGTGTGGCATCCGGACGTGCGTTTTTTCCGCGTCGAGAATCAGGACGGCGGCCTCGTCGCGCAGTTCTACCTCGATCTGTATGCACGCGAAGGCAAACGCGGCGGCGCCTGGATGGACGACGCGCGCGGCCGTCACAAGCTCGCGCACGGTGCGTTGCAGACGCCGGTCGCGTATCTGACCTGCAACTTCTCGGCACCGGTCGGCGGCAAGCCCGCCTGCTTCACGCACGACGAAGTGATCACGCTGTTCCATGAGTTCGGCCACGGGTTGCATCACATGCTCACGCGCGTCGACGAACTCGGCGTGTCGGGCATCAACGGCGTGGAGTGGGACGCGGTCGAACTGCCGTCGCAGTTCATGGAGAACTTCTGCTGGGAGTGGGACGTGATGAGCGACATGACCTCGCACGTCGATACGGCCAGGCCGCTGCCGCGCGATCTGTTCGACAAGATGCTCGCCGCGAAGAACTTCCAGAGTGGTCTGGGCACGTTGCGCCAGATCGTGTTCTCGATGTTCGACATGCAACTGCATACCGGTTTCGACGCGTCCGGCACGAAGAACGCCACCGAACTCGCGAGCGAAATCAACGAGCGCTTCCACGTGGTGCCGCAGGCCGCGTTCTCGCGTTGGCCGAACACGTTCAGCCATATTTTCGCGGGCGGTTACGCGGCCGGTTACTACAGCTACAAGTGGGCCGAAGTGCTGTCCGCCGATGCGTACGCCGCGTTCGAGGAAGCCGCGCAGGCGGCGAGCGGCAGCGTGCTCGATCAGACCACCGGCATGCGGTATCGCAAGGAGATTCTGGAAGTGGGCGGCAGCCGCCCGGCGATGGAATCGTTCAAGGCGTTCCGCGGCCGCGAGCCGAATATCGATGCACTGCTGCGGCATAGCGGCATGGCGCCCGGCGCCGCGCATTGA